The genomic region CAACGCATCGCGGAATTGCTTCCAATAGCGCTCGTCCTTCCAGCGCGAATACGACATGACCCAATAGAGATCGTCGAGCAGGCGCGTGACGAGGAGATCGGTGTCGCGCTGGGCGGGCGTCAGCGCGTCGTCCATCGTTACGCCGTACTTGCGCGTGACGTGCGCGATGATCGCGCCGCTGTCGCCGATCGTTTCGCCATTGTCGACGATGTAGGGAAGCTGACCGCGCGGCGCGGACGAGGCGTCGAAGATGTGTTCGTGCACGAACGGTACGCCTGCCAGTTTCAGGAAGGTATAGACTTTCAGGCCGTAGCCGTTGTTGTCGGCGACGCCGAACAGCGTCGGGTAGGAGTAGAGCGTGAGCATCGCGCGAACCCTTAAGTCTAAGACCTATGCGCACGCATTTCCATGGCACGGCCAAACCCAGCAAGCAGTGTGCCGACGGCAAACAACGCCAGCACGATGTATTGGAGATTATCCTCGACGCCTTCCTTCGCGATCATGAAATCGGAGATATCGGCGTCCGATGTCTTGAAGCGGTTCAGGGTCTCGTCGCGCGCGGTCCGTGCCCCTGTGATTTTTTCCGCGGGCGCATTGAGAGCTTGCAGCACCTCGATGCGATTGTCGTAAATGGCTTTGATCTGGACCTGTGCCGATTGCTGGGTGCTGAACGCGGCAAGGCGCCATTCGATCTCGCGCTTCAATGGATCGAGATAGAACATCTGCATTGCCGTCGAGCCGAGCAACAGAATGATCCCGAACAATTCACCGAGCTGATAGACCCTGAACCCCATAGCTTCCCCCGCGGTTGGCGTTGGGCGGGCGGCGCTGGTGTCACCGCTTCCGCCAACCGCGATCCTAGCAAATGGGCGTGTGCTGCCTATGGCTTTTCGGCGTCGATGTAGATCTGGTTCCCCATCTCTTTGAACTTCGCGCTCATCTCGATCATGCCAACCTGCTGATCGTTCAGGGTGGCGGCGTAGTCGCGGACGTCCTGCGTGATCTTCATCGAGCAGAACTTCGGGCCGCACATCGAGCAGAAGTGCGCGACCTTGTGGGCGTCCTTCGGCAGCGTTTCGTCGTGGAACGACATCGCCGTGTCGGGATCGAGCGAGAGGTTGAACTGATCCTGCCAGCGGAACTCGAAACGGGCGCGTGAAAGCGCATCGTCGCGAAGCTGTGCGGCGGGGTGGCCTTTCGCGAGATCGGCGGCGTGTGCTGCGATCTTGTAGGTGATGACGCCGACCTTCACGTCGTCGCGGTTCGGCAGACCCAGATGCTCCTTTGGCGTGACGTAGCAAAGCATCGAGGTTCCAAACCAGCCGATCATCGCGGCGCCGATGCCTGATGTGATGTGATCGTAACCCGGCGCGATGTCGGTCGTCAGCGGCCCAAGCGTATAGAACGGGGCTTCGCCGCAAGCTTTCAGCTGCTTGTCCATGTTGGCTTTGATCTTGTGCATCGGCACATGGCCGGGGCCTTCGATCATGACCTGACAGCCCTTGTCCCAGGCGATCTTGGTCAGCTCGCCGAGGGTTTCCAATTCGGCGAATTGCGCGCGGTCATTTGCATCGGCGATGGAACCGGGACGCAAGCCGTCGCCCAGAGAGAACGACACGTCATACTTGCGCATCAGATCGCAGATCTCGTCGAAGCGTTCGTAAAGGAAGCTTTCTTTGTGGTGAGCAAGGCACCACTTCGCCATGATCGAGCCGCCGCGTGAAACGATGCCCGTGACGCGATTGGCGGTTAGCGGCACGAACGGCAGCCGCACGCCGGCGTGAATGGTGAAGTAATCGACGCCTTGCTCGCACTGCTCGATCAGCGTGTCGCGATAGAGTTCCCATGTGAGCTTCACAGGATCGCCGCCGCACTTTTCGAGCGCCTGATAGATCGGCACGGTGCCGATGGGCACGGGCGAATTGCGGATGATCCATTCACGCGTGGTGTGGATGTTGCGGCCCGTCGAGAGGTCCATGACGGTGTCGGCGCCCCAGCGGATCGCCCACACCATCTTTTCGACTTCCTCTTCGACCGACGACGTGACAGCCGAGTTGCCAATGTTGGCGTTGATCTTCACGAGGAAGTTGCGACCGATGATCATCGGTTCCAGTTCGCCGTGGTTGATATTTGCCGGAATGATGGCGCGGCCGCGGGCGATTTCGGAACGCACGAACTCGGGCGTGATGTGCTCGGGGATATCGGCGCCGAAACTTTCGCCATCGGCAAGAGCATCCTTGGCACGCGCCAGGGCCGCCGCACGACCGAGGTTCTCGCGATGGGCGACGTAGATCATCTCTTTGGTGATGATGCCTGCGCGGGCGTATTCGAACTGGGTGAGGGGAGCGGAAGATGTGGCACAGCGCGGTTGATAGACGGTCGGGAATACGCGCGCGGCGTGGGCGCCCGTTACGTTGCCGTTATCTTCAGGTTTGATGACGCGACCTTCGTAGGCTTCCGTGCCGCCGCGCTCGGCAACCCAGGCGTCGCGGATTCGCGGGAGACCGGCCGTGACATCGATCGTTACGATCGAATCGGTGTAGGGGCCGGACGAGTCATAAACGCGGAACGACGGCTCGTTCACATCCGTAAGCGCGATCTCGCGGAATGGTACGCGCACGTTGTCATGGCCTTCGGGAGAGGAATAGACTTTCGTCGAAGCGCTGACCGGGCCGACAGTGACTTTCGGCGTCTGGATGTCGGCGCTGCGGGTTGGCTTGTTCATGACGTTGCTCCTCTCGGCCACTCCCTTGGTAAGGGAGTGCTCCATGGCTGCACGCGCACGCGCAGAATTGCGTTGACCGGAAAGGTGCGGAATGCGGCTCTGCCGCGGAATGCCCCGTCCCTTCGCCGGCATGACCCGGATCAGGTTCGAAGGGTGCTCGCGCTTTCTTACGCGATCTCAGCCGGACAACCGGCGCCCCTCGGAAACGCTCCCATTCTTGCGCGGATGGGGTGCGCTTGGCAAGCTTGGGCTTATCTCTTCACGAAACAGTCAATTTTTGTACCGGGCGAGCAGCTGCCTTCGCCGGCATGACTGTGGTTTGGCTTAAGCTGCCGCGACCAGTTTGGCGAACTCGACCCAGGTTTTGATTTTTTCGATGTCGGGTGGGCGGCCTTCGCGCAGGACGCGTTTGCCTGCCGATGTGGTTGCGAATTTCAACACGCTGGCCGAGAGCGCGAGCGGATCGGCTTCGGCCACGGCTTCGGCCGTCTTGTAGCCCGCGCCGACGAGTAGTTGCGCGTGTGTGCCGCGCAGACCCGGCACGGCCATGACGAGTTTCGCCTGATCCTGCCATTCGAGCAGCGTTTCGGAATCGAAATGCGGGTCGTCGAGTTTTTCTGCGAGCTGCTCCGGATCCTGCTTCAGGAAATCTGCGACCGTGTGAATATCGATCGCCGCGAAGCGATCGGCGATTTTCGGTCCGATGGAGGGTGCCGCTTCGAGGTCGTCGCCTTCGCGCAGATACACGCGCGTTTCCGACGGACGATCAGGGGACGGCCGCGAGATTGAAATCGGCGCGACTGTCGCGGCAGGTGCCGAAGCGGGCGTGTGTGCCGCTGCGGGCGTCGCTGCTGGCGGTACTGTCGCCGCACGTTGTTGCGAGGGCGTCCAGAGCGGCTCCATGCGCGCGACGATGCTCGGCGCGGCGCGGGGCATAGGCGGCGGTGTTTTCGACAGCGGGATCGTCGGCGGCGTTTCGGAAATGTCCATTTTGGTAGCAGCCGACTTTGCGACCGCGAGTTCGAGCGGCGTGTCGTCAGGACCATTGATGCGGGCGGCGCGTGCTGTTTTGCGTTCGGCGAGCTTTGGCGCCAGAACTTCAGCATTGTGAAGGTCGCGGATCGTGCGATCGTCTTCGGACAGAGATTTGTCGACGCGGCCGGTGGTTTTCAATTCGTCGTAGATGGCAGCGACGAGCTTGCGGTCTTCCTCGTTCGAGAGCCGCTTTTCGATGAACTTCCGTGGGATCTGCGTCATGGCGAGGAAAGTTTCCGCCGTCAGCGTTACTTCCGGCGCGGACATGCCGGATTCGGCGACGGCTCTGTCGAGAACTTTGCCGAAGCTCGTCGAGGCATAGATCAGCAGTTCGGCGACGATGGTTTTGGCAATGTCGTCAAGGCCTTCCTCGGGACGAGAAGCGCCTTTGTGAATATCGTAATGGGCGATGAGCTTCTCGTAATAGCGGTGCGAGAATTCGGCGCCGTCGCAGACGAATTTTGCCAGCCATTTCTGGCCAGAGGGAACCGCGATGCTCAAGCGTCCGAAGCGCTTTTCGCCAAGCGCGCGGAGCGTATTGTAGGAGCGGTTGATGCTCCACTCGGTGGCGCGGTGGATGGCGTTCTCGGCTTCCGTCTGGCCGGTGTGGAACGGCATCACCGGATCGGTGAAGTAGTGGCTCAGTACGCCCGCGGCGTAGACGGCTTCCGGCCAATTACCGGCTTTGAGTTCGAAGACGGTGCGGTTGTACCACTCCTGCGTCTTCTCCGGCGCGCCGCCCCAGTAGTTCTCGGATACGTGCAGGACGTGGTTCTTGAAATCCTTGAAGGTGACGTCAGGGGCTTTCGAGCCTTCGAGATAGCGCTCGACGTGTTTCAGGAACAGGCGGGTCCAATCGGCGCTGTCCGGGCGCGTCATCGCTTCCAGCGCATCGAGCGCCAGCTTGTGATGCGTGCCGTTGGCATGCGTAGCATACACAATTCGAAAGAGCGGCGACATGTGAGGCCCCAGTGCTCGCGGTGAAGTCTCGCGACGAAAGTGCAAGATGCTTACGCGAGTCGGGGCTGTCGCTCGATCCGTGCGGCAGGGACGCCGCAGGTCATCAACGGTTTTCGCGCTTGGAGCGTGCCTGTTTTTCAGCCGCAAGGTCGATGATGTCGGCTCCCACATTGCGGTCGCGGGCGATACGGCGGGCAAGATCGGCGCGGCGGGCGATCTGTACGACGTTCATTCCGTGCGGGGGCGCGCGTTCGGACAGGACGCGGGCGATCATGTCCGGCGTCAGGCCACAGGCGGCGCCAAGGGCCATGGCTTCCTCGCGGGCGACGGCATGGGCGGCCTCGATGTAGCCCATAAGGGCCGCGGCGGCGTGGGCACTTCCGAGCGGGCCTGTACGCTCGACGGTGCCGAACAGCGAGACGATGCTGGCTGCCATCTCGGTCGCGGTTTCGGCGCCGCCGAGGAGAACTTTGGCGCGGCCTTCGGCAGCAGCGGCGCCGCCGCCGATCAGCGCCGCGTCCGTCAGCGAAACGCCACGCGGCTCGAGAAGTTCGAGCAGCGCATCGAGTTCCCGCGGCGTGCGGGCACCGAGATCGACGATGACAGCGCCCGACAGCGGAGCAAAATCGAGATCGGACGCGTCGCGGCTGGTCAGGAGGCCGCGGAACGCTTCGGTGTCCTCGATGGCGATGAGGATGACCGGACAGTTCGCCATGCTGTTCGAGGTTGGTGAGACCGGCTCCAGATGCTCGCCGTAGATGGCGGGTGAGGCCCCAGGCAACGCTGCGTAGAGCGTTGGAATGCGGCATGCAGCGAGGCGTTCGGCAATTGCCGTTGCGAATTCGTCGTTGCCTATGACGCCGATTGGCCGGGTATTCGAAGCGCTGCCCATGGGGTTATGTGCCCTCTCATTATCGTCCCTCACGCCACCACGCCAAGGCGATGAGAGCGAGTAGCAGCGAAAGCGCCGCAAATCCCGTAAACATCGGCGTCAGCTTGACGCCGCGGGTCAGAAACGCTTGCCGGTCTTTCAGACCGAGCCAGTCTGAGCCCGCCATCACCTTGGCCGCTGACATCATAGAGATACGCGGCACGTCGATATCGGTTGCAGTCGCGAGGAGACCTGACGGCTTCGTCCAGAAGATGCCGCCGCCCGTCGCGTCGGCGATGGGCTTCATTTTCTGGTCTGTCGCAGTGACTTCGCTCATTTCGCGAGGGTCTTCGACGCCAGCATTGGCAACGGCAGTCAGCTGGCCGTTGGGGCCATCGGTTTCGACTTTGTAGAGGCCCGGCATTTTGACATCGATGGTCGAGCGCCACACGCCAGGCTCGACGGGCACAGGCTGAAGCGTGACTGTAGACGTGTCGCCGCCGGGACCCAGCACCTTCACAGGTGGAATTTTGTCTTCCATCGAGCGGCGCTCGATCGTGAGCTTCAGACCTTTGGCGGACGCGATGACGCGTTCTTCCTCAAGGTCCGGCTCTTTCATCAGCCAATGCGACAGGCGGCGAAGCAGGTCGGTGTGCGGGCCGCCGCCGTCGTAGCCGCGCGCCCAGAGCCAGGAGTGGTCGGACGTCAACAGCGCAACGCGGCCTTTGCCCTTGCGGTCGAGGATCAGAAGTGGCTTGTCCTCGGCGCCGCTCATCAGCACGCGACCGCGCAGCGGCGTCACCTCGGCCTGACGGAACCACTTGCCCCATGACGGCTGCGGAGAATTGTCGGCGACCTGCGCGCCATTCCAGCCGGGGAGATCGCGTGTGACAGGATGCTTCTGTCCTTCCGCCGTCACCTTGGCTTTGAACGGCATTTCGAGGACGCGGCCGGTCGGCGCGGCGGGAAGCACCGGGGCGAGCGGCGTATTATAGATACTGTACGGGCTGGCATAATCGTCACCCGCGGCAACCAGCAGCGCGCCGCCGTGCTCGTTCACGTAGCGGGCGATGTTGTCGTAGTAGAGAAGCTGCAGAATTCCGCGGTGCTCGTACCGATCGAAGATGATCAGGTCGAACTCATTGATCTTTTCCGAGAACAGCTCGCGCGTCGGGAATGCGATGAGCGAGAGCTGATTGATCGGCGTGCCGTCCTGCTTCTCGGGCGGGCGCAAAATCGTGAAGTGGACGAGATCGACGGCGGCGTCGGATTTCAGCAAGTTGCGCCATGTGCGTTCGCCTGGGTGCGGCTCGCCCGAGACGAGCAGCACGCGTAGGTTTTCGCGCACGCCTTCTGCTGCAACGACGGCGCGGTTGTTTGCAGTCGTCAACTCGCCGTCGACAGGCTGCAACTCGATTTCGACGATGTTCGTCCCGGTGTGCGGGATCGGCATGTCGATTTTGACGTTACGATTGACTTCAGTGCGGATCGTTTCGTCGGGTTGGCCTTCGCGGCGAACTTTCAGCGTCGCAGCGCCAGAGTTCGCGGATGGGGCGGTACCGGTCTGGCGGACGGCAACTTCGATTTCGCGCGACTGGCCAACGAGACCGTAACGCGGAGCTTCGATCACCTCGATGCGGCGGTCGAATTCATCGCGCTTGCCGGTCAGCAGCGTGTGAACGGGGGCGTCAAAGCCGAGCGATGCGGCGGACTTCGGCACGTCGTGAACTTCGCCGTCGGTTACGAAGATGACGCCCGCGATGCGGTCCGGCGCAGTGTCGTTCAGCGCTGCATTCAGGTCCGTGAAGAGGTTCGTTCCCGGCGGCGCTGAATCGGACGGCACACCGCCCGTCACCCATTTGATGTCGAGGTTCGGGATCTTGGCGAACTTGGCTTCAAGATTGGCGCGGATCTCGTCCATCTGCTTGGTGCGGTCGGCGAGCTTTTGGCTCGGGCTTTCGTCGAGGACGACGATCGCGACGTTGGCTAGGCTTTCGCGCTGCTCTTCCTTCAGGATCGGATTGAACAGCGCCGCGATCAACGCTGCCAGCGCACCGGCGCGCAGAAAAGCGCCACGCGAACGGCGGAACAGAAGAATGAGGATCAGCGCGGCCGCCAATACCGACAGGCCGATCAGGATCGGCATCGGAATCAGGGGCGCGAAGGTAATCGACCAGTTCAAAACCTAATGCCTCTACTGACCGAGCCGCTCAAGCAGCGCGGGAACGTGGACCTGATCGGCTTTGTAGTTGCCGGTCAACGCGTGCATGACGATGTTGATGCCGCCGCGGAACGCCATCTCGCGCTGCATCTCGCCGCCGGGCACGACCGGATAAAGCGGGCGTCCGCGGTCATCGAGCGCCCAGGCAGCAGCGAGATCATTCGACGTGATCATGATCGAGGTCACGCCGTCCGAAACGCGAGCCTTGTGGGATTCGTTTTCGTCTTTCGGTGTCGCTTCGACCCAAAGCTGGCCGCCGTCCCAGCGGCCGGGGAAGGAGCGCAGCAGATAGAACGATTTCGTCACGACGTGATTTTCGGGAACCGGTTCGAGCGGCGGCACGTCGAGCTTGCTCAACAGCCGCTGGATGGCGGTGCCGCCCTGGCCTGCCATCGGCAGCATGTCAGCGCCGCCGTCGCCATAGTCGCGCGTGTCGAAGATGATGAGACCACCTTCTTTCATATACGCGTCGATCTTGGCGATGATTGCGTCGGGCAACGCCTTTGCCGTCTTCAGCACCGGCCAATAGAGCACAGGATAGAACGCGATCTCGTCTTTCGTGATGTCGACGGCTGCGGGTTCGCCGGGCTCGACAGCCGTGCGGGTTTGCAGCACGCGGCCGAGGCCTTTCAAGCCCGCGCGGCTTGTGTCGTCGGTTTCTCGATCGCCGCTCAACACGTAGGCGAGCGTGACCTTACTCGTCGCGTCGATGGCGGCATTATCGGCGGGCGATGCGGGCGGGCGCACAATCACCGGGCCTTGCTGCTGCGACGGGCTTACCGGACTGAAGCCGTCGAACTGAGGAATGGCGTCGCGAAACTCGGACGGAAACTCCTGCGCCTTCGCATCGGTGCCGAGGGCGATGATGCCCGCGCCTAAAGCAAGAAGACCGAGCACGATCGTGGAAGCCGTTGCGGCGCGGCGCCGCGATCCGGGGCGGCGGGAAAAGAGACCGGCGATGCCGCCTGCCTGGAGGATCATGACGGCGATGATGTCGAGGAACAGCAGGCCGAGCGCCAGTGCTAACAGCGCAGGCTTCAGCGAGGTGCTGGCAGCGTTGTCATACGTCAACCTCTCGATGCTCGCGGGCAGTTCCGGGAACGGCGCAAGCGTGCTCTTCACGGTCAACACGTTGACGGCGCGGGGCGCCGCGGCCTGGCCGTAGTAGCCCGGCGGATGCTCGAAGTTCGGCCGGATTGCACCGATCTCGGCAGCCTTCAGAGGTTCGGCGGTCGGCGGTGGCGAGACGAGCGTTCCGACGCCGCTCAGCGTCTTCAGAGGTGCAAGCACGCTCGCTGACACGGTATTGGCTTTCGTTGCGGTATCGGCTGCGGCCGTATCCGACTGCGGTTCCGCCGATGCTGCAGCGCCGACCGTTCCCATGGTCGAGAGGCGGCGAAGCATTTCGACGAATAGCCCGGACATCGGCAGGTTCGACCAGTCGGAATTGGCGGTGACGTGGAACAGGACGAGTCGGCCGTTGCCGCGTTTTGCGGAGGTGACAAGGGGCGTACCATCTTGCAGACGCGCCCAGATCTCGACGTCAGGAGTCAGCTCGGCCGGGTCGGCCAGTACCTGGCGCGTAACGGTGACATCCTTCGGCACGGTCAAACCGGCGAACGGACTGGTCTCGTCGAACGGTGCAAGCGCCTGAGGTGACGACCACGAGAGCGCGCCACCGAGCGAGCGGCCACCGCTGCGCAGTACGACGGGCAGCAGATCGTCGCCGGCCTTTTCGAGGCGCGGTCCCGCGAAGCGCACCAGCAGGCCGCCATGTTTGACGAACTCGTCGACCTTTTCTTCGGCTTCGCCGCTGATGGTGCCGATGTCGGCGAGAACCAGAACGGAGATGTTCTGCTTCAGCACGGCGTCGAGGCCTTCCACGAGGTTGGCGTTTTTGGCGGCGACGACGTCGGCGTAAGGCTTCAGCGCCTTCTCGATGTAGTAGAGCGGCGCGAGCAGCGGCTGAGCTTCCTCGCGGCTTTCGCCTGAGAGAAGACCCACGCGGTGCCATTGTGTCATGGCGTCGATCAGGCTAACGGCGCCTGCCGAGCGTTCGCCTGCGATTTCGATGCGAGCGACTTGGTTGCGCAGTTCGAGCGGCATTTCGAATTTAGCTTTCGCGGATGTTGCGCCCGGGCCGAGCTTGAAGGGCGCTTCACCGAGACGTTCGCCACGGGCTGAAAAGGCATTGACCACACCTTCGCGCGCCGGGCCACCGGTCGAGAGCACCGTTGCTTCGAGCTTGCCGCGCTCGGCGAGATCGGCGACGAGGCCCAAGGCTTCGCGGCCTTTGGTTTCGTCAATTACCGAGAGCGTGCCGCCACCCGCTAGATTTTGCAGTTTCGTTGCGACGTCGCTGACTTTGCCTCTGTGATCGATGCCGTCTTCGATCCAGACGATCGAGGAATTTTTAACGGCGGCGTCCGACAACGCAGTTTGCAGGGCGGCGACGGCGGCTTCGCGATCAGGCTCGAACGGTTGCGGTTCGATTGCCGCTGCCGTGCTGCGCGCTTCGCCGGGCGGCTCGATCTTGATGGCGGGCAGCTTTGTGGCGGCGGCGGTCGGCACCAGCATGACGGGACGGCCGCTGCTTTCCGCTTCGCTGATGAGGCGTTGCATGATGTTGGCGCGCTCAGGCCAGCGCGATGCTGCCGCCCAGCCGTTATCGACGAAAATGACAACAGGGCCGGTGCCGGTCAGGCCCTTGTCCTTCGAGGGATTGAGCATCGGGTCGGCGAGCGCGAGAATGACGAGCGTCGCCGCGATGAGGCGCAGGAGCGTCAGCCACCACGGCGTCTTCTCGGCCATCTTTTCTTCGTTCTCGATGCCGACGAGAATGCGGGTCGGCGGAAATTCGATCTGCGTCGGGCGCGGCGGCACGGCGCGCAGCAGCCAATAGATCAGCGGCAGCGTGACGAGCGCCGCAAGCAGCCAGGGATTGAGGAAGGCGAGCGGGCCGAAGCTCATCGGGCGCGCTCCTTATCGTCGGAGCTGACGGCATCAGAGCTGGACGACATCCAACGATAGCCCTGGGCTGAACCGTTGAGACGCATCAAGAGCGACAGCAGCGGCTCGGAGGCCGGGCGGTCGGTGTGGTGGGTCAGCAGCGACCAGCCGAAGCGTTTCGCCATCTCGGCGACCTCGGCGCGATGGGCTGCGAAGCGTTCCTGATATTTCGGACGGAGCGATTCAACGCGGTCGGCAACCCAACGCTGACTGCCGGACGGAGTCAGGAATTCGGTGCGGCCGTGATAGGGCAGCGTCTCTTCCGCCGGGTCGATCACCTGCACGAGGTGACCGCCGACGCCATTGCCCGCGTACCCTTCGAGGCGTTCGCGAATGGCGTGCACGGGGGCAAGAAAATCGCTGAACAGGATCAGGCCGGAAAAGCGGTTGAGGCCGGCATTGGGCGGCAAGCTTTTCTGCGTTGTTTCGGAATTGGCGTTGGCGGCAATCGTTTCGGCAATGCGCGTCGCGGCATTGCGGCTGGCAGTCGGCAGCATCTGCGCGAGCAATGCAACGCGCTCTCCACCGCGAACAAGCATCTCGGCGGCGGCGAGTGTCAGCACCAGCGCGCGGTCGCGTTTGGTGACTGGCGCGAGATGGCTCTTGAAGTCCATCGACGGCGAAATGTCGGGCCAGAGATAGAGCGTGTGCGCGGCTTCCCACTCGCGTTCGCGAACGAAGAGATGATCCGAGCTTGCCGAGCGGCGCCAATCGACGAGGCTCGCATTCTCGCCCGACTGATATTGGCGGAACTGCCAGAACGTTTCGCCGGGTCCGGCGCGACGGCGTCCGTGAATGCCCTGCGCAACAGTCGAGGCGATGCGCGCTGCTTCCATCAGCAGCTCCGGCATCCGGTCGACGATGGTGACGGCTTCGCGCTCAAGCGTGAGGACGCGCCGCCTTTCGGAGCTGTTGCCTTCGCCTGACGTTCCTGTCCGCCCTATTGGGCTCGCCATCCCGCACCTACTCCACAGCCGCCGCGAGACGCGCGATGATATGGTTCAGATCTTCGCCTTCGGCGCGGGCGGCGAATGTCAGCGCCATGCGGTGCTTCAGGATCGGTTCCGCGAGCGCGATGACGTCATCGACGGACGGAGCGAGGCGGCCATCGATCAGCGCCTTGGCGCGGACGGCGAGCATCAGCGCCTGGCTGGCGCGCGGGCCGGGACCCCAGGCGACGAACTTATCGGTATCGGCGTTCGCTCCGGTGCCCGGACGGGCCGAGCGCACGAGCTTCAGAATGGCCTCGACAACTTTATCGGGCACCGGGATCTGGCGGACGAGGCGCTGCGTCGCCATCAGTTCCTGTGCCGAGATGACGGTTTCGAGCTTCGGCGTTTCCGTGCCGGTCGTCGCGTAGAGCATGCGCCGCTCGGCGACGAGATCGGGATACGTCACGTCGATCTGCAGCAGGAAGCGGTCGAGCTGGGCTTCGGGCAGCGGATAGGTGCCTTCCTGCTCCAGCGGGTTCTGCGTGGCGAGCACATGGAACGGCGCGGGCGTATCGTGGCGCTGACCGGCCACCGTGACGTGATGCTCCTGCATCGCCTGCAGCAGTGCCGACTGCGTCTTCGGCGAAGCGCGGTTGATTTCGTCCGCCATCAGAAGCTGCGTGAAGATCGGACCTTTGATGAAGCGGAAAGCGCGGCCGCGGCCCGGCTCATCTTCGAGGACTTCGGAGCCGATGATGTCGGACGGCATCAAATCCGGTGTGAACTGAATGCGCTTGGCGTCGAGGCCCAGCACGCGTCCCAATGTTTCGACGAGCAGCGTCTTGGCGAGACCCGGAACACCGATCAGAAGGCCGTGCCCGCCGGACAAAATCGTGATGAGCGTCCGCTCGATCACCTGATCCTGACCGAAGATGACGCTGGCTGCCGCTTTGTGGGCGCGCTGAACGCGCTCGGCGGCGGCCTCGAGCCGGGGCACGATATCGGTATGCGTTTCGACGACAGTGCTCATAAAGGGGGCCTCGCGCAGCTGCTTCTTGTCATTCTTGGTGGCGAATTCGCCTTACAAAACAATGGCCGAGCGGCTGCGTACTCGGCCTTAAGCATCAGCCTAGACGATCCTGCCCAGCCCTCATAGGGTCAAGTGAATGTTACGTTAGGATGAGGTGCATCTGAAGGCACCTTGAGGGCGCGGGCAGAAATGCCGAATGAAAAACTGCAAGTTGCGTCCGGGAATGGAAATTCTGACGCACGACCGGGTGGATTGGATGCGCTTTTGCGAGCGGCGTCGGAAGGTGGCGCGTCGAGCATAAGACCGGTGGAAAAGTGGAATCCGCCGTACTGTGGCGACATCGGCATGGAGATCCGCCGCGACGGGACGTGGCTCTATCAGAGGAGCCCGATCGGACGCATCGCGCTCGTCAAGCTGTTCGCGTCGATCCTGAGAAAGGACGATGACGGACGAACGTATCTCGTGACGCCGGCGGAGAAGGTCGACGTTCAAGTCGAGGACGCGCCGTTCCTCGCCGTCGAGATGGCGGTCGAGGGCGAGGGGCAAGCGCAGCGGCTGACGTTCCGCACCAATCTCGATGACGTCGTGACGGTCGATGCGGAGCATCCGCTGCGGTTCGCGCCGAGCGGACCCGACGGCGGGCTGAAGCCCTACGTGCTCGTGCGCGGGAGATTGGAAGCGCTGTGCACGCGCGCGGTTTACGCGGAGCTGGTAGAGTTGGCAGTTGCCGCAGGTGATGACGGCGATGCGGTCGGGGTTTGGAGTGGCGGGATGTGGTGGGGGATGGGGTAGTTAGAAATGATTTCTGTTCTCCGGGGATGTTCTGATAGCTAATTCGAGTGTCGCGACGGCAATATGAGAAATCACATGACAAAACGGAAGTTCGACGTTGAGCCGAGAGATGAAGAATTTGAAGAAGACGAACCCCGTGAGCGGCCGGAAGACCTTGCAATTGCCGCCGGCGATTTT from Hyphomicrobium sp. MC1 harbors:
- the thiC gene encoding phosphomethylpyrimidine synthase ThiC, with the translated sequence MNKPTRSADIQTPKVTVGPVSASTKVYSSPEGHDNVRVPFREIALTDVNEPSFRVYDSSGPYTDSIVTIDVTAGLPRIRDAWVAERGGTEAYEGRVIKPEDNGNVTGAHAARVFPTVYQPRCATSSAPLTQFEYARAGIITKEMIYVAHRENLGRAAALARAKDALADGESFGADIPEHITPEFVRSEIARGRAIIPANINHGELEPMIIGRNFLVKINANIGNSAVTSSVEEEVEKMVWAIRWGADTVMDLSTGRNIHTTREWIIRNSPVPIGTVPIYQALEKCGGDPVKLTWELYRDTLIEQCEQGVDYFTIHAGVRLPFVPLTANRVTGIVSRGGSIMAKWCLAHHKESFLYERFDEICDLMRKYDVSFSLGDGLRPGSIADANDRAQFAELETLGELTKIAWDKGCQVMIEGPGHVPMHKIKANMDKQLKACGEAPFYTLGPLTTDIAPGYDHITSGIGAAMIGWFGTSMLCYVTPKEHLGLPNRDDVKVGVITYKIAAHAADLAKGHPAAQLRDDALSRARFEFRWQDQFNLSLDPDTAMSFHDETLPKDAHKVAHFCSMCGPKFCSMKITQDVRDYAATLNDQQVGMIEMSAKFKEMGNQIYIDAEKP
- a CDS encoding glutathione S-transferase family protein — protein: MLTLYSYPTLFGVADNNGYGLKVYTFLKLAGVPFVHEHIFDASSAPRGQLPYIVDNGETIGDSGAIIAHVTRKYGVTMDDALTPAQRDTDLLVTRLLDDLYWVMSYSRWKDERYWKQFRDALLREHPQLTEEGLAAAKEFNAKRYYYQGIGRYEPDQAMARGLADLQVLANLIPAEGFVHGPKPSTIDAGIYGFIANIYFYDIDTPLKKFVVAHDNMVRHCRAIHDAVSGST
- a CDS encoding NAD(P)-binding domain-containing protein — encoded protein: MGSASNTRPIGVIGNDEFATAIAERLAACRIPTLYAALPGASPAIYGEHLEPVSPTSNSMANCPVILIAIEDTEAFRGLLTSRDASDLDFAPLSGAVIVDLGARTPRELDALLELLEPRGVSLTDAALIGGGAAAAEGRAKVLLGGAETATEMAASIVSLFGTVERTGPLGSAHAAAALMGYIEAAHAVAREEAMALGAACGLTPDMIARVLSERAPPHGMNVVQIARRADLARRIARDRNVGADIIDLAAEKQARSKRENR
- a CDS encoding DUF4332 domain-containing protein, translating into MSPLFRIVYATHANGTHHKLALDALEAMTRPDSADWTRLFLKHVERYLEGSKAPDVTFKDFKNHVLHVSENYWGGAPEKTQEWYNRTVFELKAGNWPEAVYAAGVLSHYFTDPVMPFHTGQTEAENAIHRATEWSINRSYNTLRALGEKRFGRLSIAVPSGQKWLAKFVCDGAEFSHRYYEKLIAHYDIHKGASRPEEGLDDIAKTIVAELLIYASTSFGKVLDRAVAESGMSAPEVTLTAETFLAMTQIPRKFIEKRLSNEEDRKLVAAIYDELKTTGRVDKSLSEDDRTIRDLHNAEVLAPKLAERKTARAARINGPDDTPLELAVAKSAATKMDISETPPTIPLSKTPPPMPRAAPSIVARMEPLWTPSQQRAATVPPAATPAAAHTPASAPAATVAPISISRPSPDRPSETRVYLREGDDLEAAPSIGPKIADRFAAIDIHTVADFLKQDPEQLAEKLDDPHFDSETLLEWQDQAKLVMAVPGLRGTHAQLLVGAGYKTAEAVAEADPLALSASVLKFATTSAGKRVLREGRPPDIEKIKTWVEFAKLVAAA